One genomic region from Chrysemys picta bellii isolate R12L10 chromosome 16, ASM1138683v2, whole genome shotgun sequence encodes:
- the ACHE gene encoding acetylcholinesterase isoform X2 encodes MAGALPGPALLLFAALALSARADELLASTRVGRVRGLRVPVLSGQVSAFLGIPYAEPPVGRLRFRRPEPKRAWSGLLDAGAYRHACYQYVDTLYPGFPGTEMWNPNQEMSEDCLYLNLWVPSPRPKNATVLVWIYGGGFYSGSASLDVYDGRYLAYAEQVVVVSMNYRVGAFGFLALSGSQEAPGNVGLLDQRLALQWVQSNIHFFGGNPKAVTIFGESAGAASVGMHLLSPGSRPLFRRAILQSGVPNAPWATVPPAEGRRRAAQLAKLVGCPPGNDSELVACLRDKTPQELIDQEWQVLPHQSVFRFSFVPVADGDFSGEVPEATPGAGGFKETQALVGVVRDEGTYFLIYGAPGFSKDNESLISREDFLGGVRMGVPQANELAAEAVVLQYTDWLDQDNPVKNREAMDDIVGDHNVICPVTHFALRLAERGARVYTYFFDHRASNMLWPPWMGVPHGYEIEFVFGLPLDPGLNYTAAEAALSRRMMRYWANFARTGDPNEASERGVRWPPYTPQQQQYVQLNPRPLAVGQGLRAQVCAFWNRFLPKLLNITEPCAATDRGPGPPPAPLPLLALLPLLALRLRP; translated from the exons ATGGCCGGAGCCCTGCCTGGCCCCGCTCTCCTGCTCTTCGCCGCCCTGGCCCTCTCCGCCCGGGCCGACGAGTTGCTGGCCAGCACCCGGGTGGGGCGGGTGCGGGGCCTGCGGGTGCCCGTCCTCTCGGGCCAGGTTTCCGCCTTCCTGGGCATCCCGTACGCCGAGCCGCCCGTGGGCAGGCTGCGGTTCCGCCGGCCGGAGCCCAAGCGAGCCTGGAGCGGGCTGCTGGACGCCGGCGCCTACCGCCACGCCTGCTACCAGTACGTCGACACCCTCTACCCCGGCTTCCCCGGCACGGAGATGTGGAACCCCAACCAGGAGATGAGCGAGGATTGCCTGTACCTCAACCTCTGGGTGCCCTCCCCGCGCCCCAAAAACGCCACCGTGCTGGTCTGGATCTACGGCGGCGGCTTCTACAGCGGCTCCGCCTCGCTGGACGTCTACGACGGGCGCTACCTGGCCTACGCCGAGCAGGTGGTGGTGGTCTCCATGAACTACCGGGTGGGGGCCTTCGGCTTCCTGGCCCTCTCGGGCAGCCAGGAGGCGCCGGGCAACGTGGGGCTACTGGACCAGCGGCTGGCCCTACAGTGGGTACAGAGCAACATCCATTTCTTCGGGGGCAACCCCAAGGCGGTGACCATCTTCGGGGAGAGCGCCGGGGCCGCCTCGGTGGGCATGCACCTGCTCTCGCCCGGCAGCCGCCCGCTCTTCCGCCGCGCCATCCTGCAGAGCGGGGTGCCCAACGCCCCCTGGGCCACCGTGCCCCCGGCCGAGGGCCGGCGCCGGGCCGCCCAGCTGGCCAAGCTGGTGGGCTGCCCGCCGGGCAATGACTCGGAGCTGGTGGCCTGCTTGCGGGACAAGACCCCGCAGGAGCTGATCGACCAAGAGTGGCAGGTGCTGCCCCACCAGAGCGTCTTCCGCTTCTCCTTCGTGCCGGTGGCCGACGGGGACTTCTCCGGTGAGGTGCCCGAGGCCACGCCGGGCGCCGGTGGCTTCAAGGAGACCCAGGCGCTGGTGGGGGTGGTGCGGGACGAGGGCACCTACTTCCTGATCTACGGGGCGCCCGGCTTCAGCAAGGACAACGAGAGCCTGATCAGCCGGGAGGACTTCCTGGGCGGGGTGCGCATGGGGGTGCCCCAGGCCAACGAGCTGGCGGCCGAAGCCGTGGTGCTGCAATACACCGACTGGCTGGACCAGGACAACCCGGTGAAGAACCGGGAGGCCATGGACGACATCGTGGGGGACCACAACGTCATCTGCCCCGTCACCCACTTTGCCCTGCGGCTGGCTGAGCGGGGCGCCCGGGTCTACACCTACTTCTTCGACCACCGCGCCTCCAACATGCTCTGGCCCCCCTGGATGGGGGTGCCCCACGGCTACGAGATCGAGTTCGTCTTCGGCCTGCCCCTCGACCCCGGCCTCAACTACACGGCCGCAGAGGCCGCCCTCAGCCGCCGCATGATGCGCTACTGGGCTAACTTCGCCCGCACTGG GGACCCCAATGAGGCATCGGAGCGGGGGGTGCGCTGGCCCCCCTACaccccgcagcagcagcagtacGTACAGCTGAACCCGCGCCccctggctgtggggcaggggctccgGGCCCAGGTCTGCGCCTTCTGGAACCGCTTCCTGCCCAAGCTTCTCAACATCACTG AGCCATGCGCTGCAACCGAccggggccccgggccccccccagccccactgcccctcctcgccctccttccccttctcGCCCTGCGGCTCAGGCCCTGA
- the ACHE gene encoding acetylcholinesterase isoform X1, translated as MAGALPGPALLLFAALALSARADELLASTRVGRVRGLRVPVLSGQVSAFLGIPYAEPPVGRLRFRRPEPKRAWSGLLDAGAYRHACYQYVDTLYPGFPGTEMWNPNQEMSEDCLYLNLWVPSPRPKNATVLVWIYGGGFYSGSASLDVYDGRYLAYAEQVVVVSMNYRVGAFGFLALSGSQEAPGNVGLLDQRLALQWVQSNIHFFGGNPKAVTIFGESAGAASVGMHLLSPGSRPLFRRAILQSGVPNAPWATVPPAEGRRRAAQLAKLVGCPPGNDSELVACLRDKTPQELIDQEWQVLPHQSVFRFSFVPVADGDFSGEVPEATPGAGGFKETQALVGVVRDEGTYFLIYGAPGFSKDNESLISREDFLGGVRMGVPQANELAAEAVVLQYTDWLDQDNPVKNREAMDDIVGDHNVICPVTHFALRLAERGARVYTYFFDHRASNMLWPPWMGVPHGYEIEFVFGLPLDPGLNYTAAEAALSRRMMRYWANFARTGDPNEASERGVRWPPYTPQQQQYVQLNPRPLAVGQGLRAQVCAFWNRFLPKLLNITDNIEEAERQWRLEFHRWSAYMGHWKSQFDHYSRQDRCSEL; from the exons ATGGCCGGAGCCCTGCCTGGCCCCGCTCTCCTGCTCTTCGCCGCCCTGGCCCTCTCCGCCCGGGCCGACGAGTTGCTGGCCAGCACCCGGGTGGGGCGGGTGCGGGGCCTGCGGGTGCCCGTCCTCTCGGGCCAGGTTTCCGCCTTCCTGGGCATCCCGTACGCCGAGCCGCCCGTGGGCAGGCTGCGGTTCCGCCGGCCGGAGCCCAAGCGAGCCTGGAGCGGGCTGCTGGACGCCGGCGCCTACCGCCACGCCTGCTACCAGTACGTCGACACCCTCTACCCCGGCTTCCCCGGCACGGAGATGTGGAACCCCAACCAGGAGATGAGCGAGGATTGCCTGTACCTCAACCTCTGGGTGCCCTCCCCGCGCCCCAAAAACGCCACCGTGCTGGTCTGGATCTACGGCGGCGGCTTCTACAGCGGCTCCGCCTCGCTGGACGTCTACGACGGGCGCTACCTGGCCTACGCCGAGCAGGTGGTGGTGGTCTCCATGAACTACCGGGTGGGGGCCTTCGGCTTCCTGGCCCTCTCGGGCAGCCAGGAGGCGCCGGGCAACGTGGGGCTACTGGACCAGCGGCTGGCCCTACAGTGGGTACAGAGCAACATCCATTTCTTCGGGGGCAACCCCAAGGCGGTGACCATCTTCGGGGAGAGCGCCGGGGCCGCCTCGGTGGGCATGCACCTGCTCTCGCCCGGCAGCCGCCCGCTCTTCCGCCGCGCCATCCTGCAGAGCGGGGTGCCCAACGCCCCCTGGGCCACCGTGCCCCCGGCCGAGGGCCGGCGCCGGGCCGCCCAGCTGGCCAAGCTGGTGGGCTGCCCGCCGGGCAATGACTCGGAGCTGGTGGCCTGCTTGCGGGACAAGACCCCGCAGGAGCTGATCGACCAAGAGTGGCAGGTGCTGCCCCACCAGAGCGTCTTCCGCTTCTCCTTCGTGCCGGTGGCCGACGGGGACTTCTCCGGTGAGGTGCCCGAGGCCACGCCGGGCGCCGGTGGCTTCAAGGAGACCCAGGCGCTGGTGGGGGTGGTGCGGGACGAGGGCACCTACTTCCTGATCTACGGGGCGCCCGGCTTCAGCAAGGACAACGAGAGCCTGATCAGCCGGGAGGACTTCCTGGGCGGGGTGCGCATGGGGGTGCCCCAGGCCAACGAGCTGGCGGCCGAAGCCGTGGTGCTGCAATACACCGACTGGCTGGACCAGGACAACCCGGTGAAGAACCGGGAGGCCATGGACGACATCGTGGGGGACCACAACGTCATCTGCCCCGTCACCCACTTTGCCCTGCGGCTGGCTGAGCGGGGCGCCCGGGTCTACACCTACTTCTTCGACCACCGCGCCTCCAACATGCTCTGGCCCCCCTGGATGGGGGTGCCCCACGGCTACGAGATCGAGTTCGTCTTCGGCCTGCCCCTCGACCCCGGCCTCAACTACACGGCCGCAGAGGCCGCCCTCAGCCGCCGCATGATGCGCTACTGGGCTAACTTCGCCCGCACTGG GGACCCCAATGAGGCATCGGAGCGGGGGGTGCGCTGGCCCCCCTACaccccgcagcagcagcagtacGTACAGCTGAACCCGCGCCccctggctgtggggcaggggctccgGGCCCAGGTCTGCGCCTTCTGGAACCGCTTCCTGCCCAAGCTTCTCAACATCACTG aTAACATCGAGGAGGCTGAGCGGCAGTGGCGGCTGGAGTTTCACCGCTGGAGCGCGTACATGGGCCACTGGAAAAGCCAGTTCGACCACTACAGCCGACAG